A genomic window from Dechloromonas sp. A34 includes:
- a CDS encoding phospholipase A, which translates to MSTIPRVSALLFFSLAPLAALGQSLGQCQRIGNDAKRLACYDALTSPEEGSLHSETPQDALLPSAQKEPDSRPSLLGSAWELDPGQRGHILRIRPYKPVYILPGFHNSNPNRFPASPAASHASTSAADLSNDEAKLQISLKTKLGEDLFGDNGDLWFGYTQTSRWQVYHGGTSRPFRETNHEPELMLVWRTDYALGGWRGRYLSFGINHQSNGRSLPLSRSWNRVMASVALEKNDWTVTFRPWWRIPESADQDDNPDISSYLGRADLHLVKRWGDQQFSVLLRHSLQSGRNSHGAVQLDYAFPIAGSLRGHLQWFSGYGESMIDYNHRANYYGVGFSLLEWY; encoded by the coding sequence ATGAGTACGATTCCCCGAGTTTCTGCATTACTCTTTTTTAGCCTCGCACCGCTGGCCGCGCTCGGCCAGTCGCTGGGCCAATGCCAGCGCATCGGGAATGATGCCAAACGCCTGGCCTGCTACGATGCGCTGACCAGCCCGGAGGAAGGCAGTCTCCACAGCGAAACGCCGCAAGACGCCCTGCTGCCAAGCGCCCAGAAAGAACCCGACAGTCGGCCTTCGCTGCTCGGCAGCGCCTGGGAACTCGACCCCGGGCAACGGGGACACATCCTGCGCATTCGCCCCTACAAGCCGGTCTATATCCTGCCCGGCTTCCATAACAGCAACCCCAACCGCTTCCCGGCCTCGCCGGCCGCCAGCCACGCCAGCACCTCGGCCGCCGACCTCAGCAACGACGAAGCCAAGCTCCAGATCAGCCTGAAAACCAAGCTGGGCGAAGACCTGTTCGGCGACAACGGCGACCTCTGGTTCGGCTATACCCAGACCTCGCGCTGGCAGGTCTATCACGGCGGCACCTCGCGCCCGTTCCGGGAAACCAACCACGAGCCGGAACTGATGTTGGTCTGGCGCACCGATTACGCACTCGGCGGCTGGCGCGGTCGTTATCTATCGTTTGGCATCAACCACCAGTCGAATGGCCGCTCACTGCCGCTGTCGCGCAGCTGGAACCGGGTCATGGCCTCGGTTGCGCTGGAAAAAAATGACTGGACGGTGACTTTCCGTCCCTGGTGGCGCATTCCGGAATCGGCCGACCAGGACGACAACCCGGATATTTCAAGCTATTTGGGCCGGGCCGACCTGCATCTGGTCAAGCGCTGGGGCGACCAGCAGTTCTCGGTACTGCTGCGCCACAGCCTGCAAAGTGGCCGGAACAGCCATGGCGCCGTGCAACTCGACTACGCCTTCCCGATTGCCGGCAGCTTGCGCGGCCATCTACAATGGTTTTCAGGCTACGGCGAAAGCATGATCGACTACAACCACCGCGCCAATTATTACGGCGTCGGTTTTTCCTTGCTGGAATGGTATTGA
- the parE gene encoding DNA topoisomerase IV subunit B gives MTEYSASSIRVLKDLEPVKERPGMYTRTTCPTHIVQEVIDNAADEALAGFAKKIAVVIRADGVIEVSDNGRGIPVEIHPEEGRPAVELVFCKLHAGGKFNKKEAGNAYRFSGGLHGVGVSVTNALSTRLEVEIKRGGGIHHIAFGAGFVTEPLSRIGDCGQRNTGTTVRISPDPKYFDSPKVNLAQLEHLLRSKAVLMPNVTVELDIEGSEKKTWCYQNGMADYLAEMMVGSPVAPIFVSEKYVDTANGFAVGEGATWALAWFEEGGGKPESYVNLIPTLDGGTHEAGLKAGVFEAIKTFADHHAILPAKVKLAQEDVCGRMTYLLSAKVLDPQFQGQTKEKLTSRDAYKLVSQMVRDPFELWLNSHAEYGKKIAELAVKAAQNRMKSTQKVEKKKSSGIATLPGKLTDCESDDISRNEVFLVEGDSAGGSAKQGRDKETQAVLPLRGKVLNTWEVDRDQLFKNNEVHDISVAIGVDPHGIEQIDSVDVSGLRYGRIIVMSDADVDGSHIQVLLFTLFLKHFPALVERGHIHVAQPPLFRVDVEARGHTRKVYCLDEAEKQQTLQKLADEGVSENKITVSRFKGLGEMNPDQLWETTLCPDTRRLVPFQASRETIKEMTATFTLLMGKGEAAGRRAWMEKDGGLVEADV, from the coding sequence ATGACCGAATATTCAGCCTCTTCCATCCGCGTCCTCAAGGACCTCGAACCCGTCAAGGAACGCCCGGGGATGTACACCCGGACGACCTGCCCGACCCACATCGTGCAGGAGGTCATCGACAACGCGGCCGACGAGGCGCTGGCCGGCTTCGCCAAGAAGATTGCGGTCGTCATCCGCGCCGACGGGGTCATCGAGGTGTCCGACAACGGCCGCGGCATTCCGGTCGAAATCCACCCGGAAGAAGGCCGCCCGGCGGTCGAGCTGGTCTTCTGCAAGCTGCACGCCGGCGGCAAGTTCAACAAGAAGGAAGCCGGCAATGCTTACCGCTTCTCTGGCGGCCTGCACGGCGTCGGCGTTTCGGTGACCAATGCCTTGTCCACGCGGCTCGAAGTCGAAATCAAGCGCGGCGGCGGCATTCACCACATCGCTTTCGGGGCTGGCTTCGTTACCGAGCCGTTGAGCCGGATTGGCGACTGCGGCCAGCGCAACACCGGCACCACGGTGCGCATCTCGCCCGATCCCAAGTATTTCGATTCGCCGAAGGTCAATCTGGCGCAACTGGAACACCTGCTGCGTTCCAAGGCCGTGCTGATGCCCAATGTCACGGTCGAACTGGATATCGAAGGCAGCGAGAAGAAGACCTGGTGCTACCAGAACGGGATGGCCGACTACCTGGCTGAAATGATGGTCGGCTCACCGGTGGCACCGATTTTCGTCAGCGAGAAATACGTCGACACCGCCAACGGCTTCGCGGTCGGCGAAGGCGCCACCTGGGCCCTGGCCTGGTTCGAGGAAGGCGGCGGCAAGCCGGAAAGCTACGTCAACCTGATTCCGACACTGGACGGCGGCACCCACGAAGCCGGGCTCAAGGCCGGCGTCTTCGAGGCGATCAAGACTTTCGCCGACCACCACGCCATCCTGCCGGCCAAGGTCAAGCTGGCACAGGAAGACGTCTGCGGCCGGATGACCTACCTGCTGTCGGCCAAGGTCCTCGACCCGCAGTTTCAGGGCCAGACCAAGGAAAAGCTGACCAGCCGCGACGCCTACAAACTGGTCTCGCAGATGGTGCGCGACCCCTTCGAGCTATGGCTGAACAGCCATGCCGAGTACGGTAAGAAGATTGCCGAGCTGGCGGTCAAGGCGGCGCAGAACCGCATGAAGTCCACGCAGAAGGTGGAAAAGAAGAAGTCCTCCGGCATCGCCACCCTGCCCGGCAAGCTGACCGATTGCGAATCCGACGATATTTCGCGCAACGAGGTTTTCCTGGTCGAGGGCGATTCGGCCGGCGGCTCGGCCAAGCAAGGCCGCGACAAGGAAACCCAGGCAGTGCTGCCTTTACGCGGCAAGGTGCTGAACACCTGGGAAGTGGACCGCGACCAGCTATTCAAGAACAACGAAGTCCACGACATTTCGGTGGCCATTGGCGTCGACCCGCACGGCATCGAGCAGATCGACAGTGTCGACGTCTCCGGCCTGCGCTACGGGCGGATCATCGTGATGTCCGATGCCGACGTCGATGGCAGCCATATCCAGGTCCTGCTGTTCACCCTCTTCCTCAAGCACTTCCCGGCGCTGGTCGAGCGCGGCCATATCCACGTCGCCCAGCCGCCGCTGTTCCGCGTCGATGTCGAAGCGCGTGGTCACACCCGCAAGGTCTATTGCCTGGACGAAGCCGAAAAGCAACAGACGCTGCAGAAACTGGCCGATGAAGGAGTCTCGGAAAACAAGATCACCGTCTCCCGCTTCAAGGGCCTCGGCGAAATGAACCCCGACCAGCTCTGGGAAACCACGCTCTGCCCCGACACCCGCCGCCTGGTGCCGTTCCAGGCCAGCCGGGAAACCATCAAGGAAATGACCGCCACCTTCACGCTGCTGATGGGCAAAGGCGAAGCGGCCGGCCGCCGGGCGTGGATGGAAAAGGATGGCGGGCTGGTCGAAGCGGACGTTTAA
- a CDS encoding DUF808 domain-containing protein, whose protein sequence is MAGASLLALIDDIATILDDVALMTKVAAKKTAGVLGDDLALNAQQVSGVRAERELPVVWAVAVGSLKNKLILVPAALAISALAPWAVTPLLMLGGFYLCLEGVEKLAHKWLHSPEEDAAHHAAELAALADENVDLAAFEADKIKGAIRTDFVLSAEIIVIALGTVADQPFSSQVAVLASIGLIMTVGVYGIVAGIVKMDDLGFYLLEKGSAVARTIGRGLVLTAPKLMKALTVIGTAAMFMVGGGILAHGVPPVHHAIEHLADLSGMLGGVVSLTLDVGVGIVGGGLALLVVKGFAKVAGAFRKAQA, encoded by the coding sequence ATGGCCGGAGCCAGCCTGCTTGCCCTGATTGACGATATTGCGACGATCCTCGACGACGTCGCGCTGATGACCAAGGTGGCCGCCAAGAAAACTGCCGGCGTGCTGGGCGACGACCTGGCCTTGAACGCGCAGCAGGTTTCCGGCGTGCGGGCCGAGCGGGAACTGCCGGTGGTGTGGGCCGTAGCCGTTGGCTCGCTGAAGAACAAGCTGATCCTGGTTCCCGCCGCGCTTGCGATCAGCGCGCTTGCCCCGTGGGCGGTAACCCCCTTGCTGATGCTGGGCGGCTTTTATCTGTGCCTGGAGGGCGTCGAAAAACTCGCCCACAAGTGGCTGCACAGCCCGGAAGAAGACGCCGCGCACCACGCCGCCGAACTGGCCGCGCTGGCTGACGAAAACGTCGACCTGGCCGCTTTCGAGGCGGACAAGATCAAGGGCGCCATCCGGACCGACTTCGTGCTGTCGGCGGAAATCATCGTCATCGCGCTGGGCACCGTCGCCGATCAGCCGTTCTCTTCGCAGGTGGCCGTGCTGGCCAGTATTGGCCTGATCATGACGGTGGGGGTTTATGGCATCGTTGCCGGCATCGTCAAGATGGACGATCTCGGGTTTTACTTGCTGGAAAAGGGAAGTGCCGTGGCGCGAACCATCGGCCGCGGGCTTGTGCTGACCGCGCCGAAACTGATGAAGGCGCTGACGGTGATCGGCACCGCGGCGATGTTCATGGTCGGTGGCGGCATCCTGGCGCATGGTGTGCCGCCGGTACATCACGCTATCGAGCATCTCGCCGACTTGTCCGGAATGCTCGGCGGTGTGGTGTCGCTGACGCTCGATGTCGGCGTCGGCATTGTTGGCGGCGGGTTGGCCTTGCTGGTGGTCAAAGGCTTCGCGAAGGTCGCGGGCGCATTCCGGAAGGCGCAGGCCTGA
- a CDS encoding arylesterase translates to MKRRELIGVLVAAAVLGACGKKSKLPAIAPGKTVLAFGDSVTFGTGAASGEDWPTLLASRTGWQIVNAGIPGDTAEAGRGRLRGLLDEHQPALVIVEIGGNDFLRRRSAKAVKDDLRSIVQTVRQGGAQVVLVAVPELSLLGVVARRPADSPIYRELGEEEKVPVIEDVFAEILGRPELCADQIHPNAQGYREMATGIHAALKTMGLSLAP, encoded by the coding sequence ATGAAGCGCCGGGAACTGATTGGCGTTCTGGTGGCCGCCGCCGTTCTGGGGGCTTGCGGGAAAAAGTCGAAACTGCCGGCCATTGCTCCGGGTAAAACCGTACTGGCTTTTGGCGACAGTGTGACCTTCGGTACCGGCGCGGCGAGCGGCGAGGATTGGCCAACGCTGCTGGCTTCCCGGACCGGCTGGCAAATCGTGAATGCCGGCATTCCCGGCGATACGGCTGAAGCGGGCAGGGGACGCCTGCGCGGCTTGCTCGATGAACATCAGCCAGCGCTGGTGATTGTCGAAATCGGGGGCAATGATTTCCTGCGCCGCCGCTCAGCCAAGGCCGTCAAGGACGATCTGCGCAGCATTGTCCAAACCGTCAGGCAAGGAGGAGCACAGGTCGTACTGGTGGCCGTGCCCGAATTGTCACTGCTTGGCGTCGTGGCGCGACGGCCGGCTGACTCGCCCATTTACCGGGAACTGGGCGAGGAAGAGAAGGTGCCGGTCATCGAGGATGTGTTCGCGGAAATTCTGGGTCGCCCCGAGTTGTGCGCCGACCAGATCCATCCCAACGCCCAGGGCTACCGGGAGATGGCGACGGGGATTCACGCGGCCTTGAAAACAATGGGCCTGAGTTTGGCCCCCTGA